In Streptomyces longhuiensis, the following proteins share a genomic window:
- a CDS encoding citrate synthase/methylcitrate synthase gives MPINGTTSTPVDVPRGLAGVVVTDTELGDVRGREGFYHYRQYSAVELAQTRSFEDVWHLMIHGELPDAEQSAAFAARTAALRRLPDDVRAALPVIARAGALSGPLAGLRSALSLFGASQGFRPVYDIDDERRRDDTLAAAAVVPTLLTALHRLGDGLEPVEPRDDLSYAANYLYMLTGSEPEPAHARAIEQYLISTIDHGFNASTFTARVITSTGADVAACLVGAVGALSGPLHGGAPSRALDTLDAIGAPDRIDGWIRERVLAGDRIMGFGHPVYRTEDPRSRMLRGIAERFGGPMVEFAVEVERHVESILAELKPGRELHTNVEFYAGVVMELCGLPRAMFTPTFAAARVVGWSANILEQARDSKIIRPAARYVGPTAPAPVPVVS, from the coding sequence ATGCCGATCAACGGGACCACGTCCACCCCTGTCGACGTACCGCGGGGACTCGCGGGCGTCGTCGTCACCGACACCGAATTGGGTGACGTCAGAGGGCGTGAGGGCTTCTACCACTACCGCCAGTACTCGGCCGTCGAGCTCGCGCAGACCCGCAGCTTCGAGGACGTATGGCACCTGATGATCCACGGCGAGCTGCCGGACGCCGAGCAGTCCGCGGCCTTCGCCGCGCGCACGGCTGCCCTGCGCCGACTGCCCGACGACGTGCGGGCGGCGCTGCCGGTGATCGCCCGCGCCGGTGCGCTCTCCGGCCCGCTCGCCGGGCTGCGCAGCGCCCTGTCGCTCTTCGGTGCCTCACAGGGTTTCCGCCCTGTGTACGACATCGACGACGAGCGGCGGCGCGACGACACCCTGGCCGCCGCGGCGGTCGTGCCGACGCTGCTCACGGCGCTGCACCGGCTCGGCGACGGCCTCGAACCGGTCGAACCGCGCGACGACCTGTCGTACGCCGCGAACTACCTCTACATGCTGACGGGTTCGGAGCCGGAGCCTGCTCACGCCCGCGCCATCGAGCAGTACCTGATCTCAACCATTGATCACGGGTTCAATGCGTCAACGTTCACGGCGAGGGTCATCACGTCGACCGGTGCCGATGTCGCGGCCTGTCTGGTCGGCGCCGTGGGGGCGCTCTCCGGGCCGCTGCACGGCGGCGCCCCGAGCCGCGCGCTCGACACCCTCGACGCGATCGGCGCGCCGGACCGGATCGACGGGTGGATCCGCGAGCGGGTCCTCGCGGGCGACCGGATCATGGGCTTCGGCCACCCCGTCTACCGCACGGAGGACCCTCGTTCGCGGATGCTGCGGGGCATCGCCGAGAGGTTCGGCGGGCCGATGGTGGAGTTCGCCGTCGAGGTCGAGCGCCACGTGGAGTCGATCCTCGCCGAGCTGAAGCCGGGCCGGGAACTTCACACGAACGTGGAGTTCTACGCGGGCGTGGTCATGGAGCTGTGCGGGTTGCCGCGCGCGATGTTCACCCCGACGTTCGCCGCTGCGCGGGTGGTGGGGTGGAGTGCCAACATCCTTGAGCAGGCCCGGGATTCGAAGATCATCCGCCCGGCGGCCCGGTATGTGGGCCCGACGGCTCCGGCGCCGGTACCGGTCGTGTCCTGA
- a CDS encoding M16 family metallopeptidase, translating into MTELATMDFHPQPQAGTARPWAFPAPERGTLDNGLTVLRCHRPGQQVVAIEINLEAPLEAEPAGLDGVATIMARAFSEGTDKLAAEEFAAELERCGATLDAHADHPGVRVSLEVPVSRLPKALGLLADALRAPAFADSEIERLVRNRLDEIPHETANPGRRAAKELSKQLFPATARMSRPRQGSEETVAAIDAAAVRAFYDRHVRPATATAVVVGDLAGLDLDALLADTLGAWTGNTAEPRPVPPVTADDTGRVVIVDRPGAVQTQILIGRVGADKHDRVWPAQVLGTYCLGGTLTSRLDRVLREEKGYTYGVRAFGQVLRSAPDGTGAAMLAISGSVDTPNTGPALDDLWKVLRTLAAEGLTDAERDVAVQNLVGVAPLKFETAAAVAGTLADQVEQHLPDDFQAQMYRRLAATGTVEATAAVVSAFPMDRLVTVLVGDAAQIEEPVRALGIGEVTVVTG; encoded by the coding sequence GTGACCGAGCTCGCGACCATGGACTTCCACCCGCAGCCCCAGGCCGGCACGGCGCGGCCGTGGGCGTTCCCCGCGCCCGAGCGCGGCACCCTCGACAACGGCCTGACGGTGCTGCGCTGCCACCGCCCGGGCCAGCAGGTCGTCGCCATCGAGATCAACCTCGAAGCTCCCCTGGAGGCCGAGCCCGCCGGGCTCGACGGCGTCGCCACCATCATGGCGAGGGCCTTCTCCGAGGGCACCGACAAGCTCGCCGCCGAGGAGTTCGCCGCCGAGCTGGAGCGCTGCGGCGCCACCCTCGACGCGCACGCCGACCACCCCGGCGTACGGGTCTCCCTGGAGGTCCCCGTCTCCCGACTGCCGAAGGCGCTCGGCCTGCTCGCCGACGCCCTCAGGGCACCCGCCTTCGCGGACAGCGAGATCGAACGTCTCGTGCGCAACCGGCTCGACGAGATCCCGCACGAGACGGCGAACCCCGGCCGCCGCGCCGCCAAGGAGCTCTCGAAGCAGCTCTTCCCGGCCACCGCGCGCATGTCCCGCCCGCGCCAGGGCTCCGAGGAGACCGTCGCGGCCATCGACGCGGCGGCCGTACGCGCCTTCTACGACCGGCACGTGCGCCCGGCCACGGCCACCGCGGTCGTGGTGGGCGACCTCGCGGGCCTCGACCTCGACGCGCTGCTCGCGGACACGCTGGGCGCCTGGACGGGGAACACGGCCGAGCCGCGCCCCGTACCGCCCGTGACGGCCGACGACACCGGCCGGGTCGTCATCGTCGACCGGCCGGGCGCGGTGCAGACGCAGATCCTGATCGGTCGCGTCGGCGCCGACAAGCACGACCGGGTGTGGCCGGCGCAGGTGCTCGGCACGTACTGCCTGGGCGGCACCCTCACCTCCCGCCTGGACCGCGTCCTGCGAGAGGAGAAGGGATACACCTACGGCGTACGGGCGTTCGGCCAGGTGTTGCGCTCGGCGCCGGACGGGACGGGCGCCGCGATGCTCGCCATCAGCGGCTCCGTGGACACGCCGAACACGGGTCCGGCGCTGGACGACCTCTGGAAGGTGCTGCGCACGCTCGCCGCCGAGGGCCTCACCGACGCCGAACGGGACGTGGCCGTACAGAACTTGGTGGGCGTCGCCCCGCTCAAGTTCGAGACCGCCGCGGCCGTCGCGGGGACGCTCGCCGACCAGGTCGAGCAGCACCTGCCGGACGACTTCCAGGCGCAGATGTACCGGCGGCTCGCCGCGACGGGCACCGTGGAGGCCACCGCGGCCGTCGTGAGCGCCTTCCCGATGGACCGTCTGGTGACGGTGCTCGTCGGTGACGCCGCGCAGATCGAGGAGCCCGTCAGGGCGCTCGGTATCGGAGAGGTGACCGTCGTCACGGGCTGA
- a CDS encoding DNA gyrase/topoisomerase IV subunit A: MARRSTKTPPPDDFEERILDIDVVDEMQGSFLEYAYSVIYSRALPDARDGMKPVHRRIVYQMNEMGLRPDRGYVKCARVVGEVMGKLHPHGDASIYDALVRLAQPFSMRLPLVDGHGNFGSLGNDDPPAAMRYTECRMAPATSLMTESIDENTVDFGPNYDGQEQEPAVLPAAYPNLLVNGASGIAVGMATNMPPHNLGEVIAAARHLIRHPGADLETLMKFVPGPDLPTGGRIVGLSGIKDAYESGRGTFKIRATVSVEDVTARRKGLVVTELPFAVGPEKVIAKIKDLVGSKKLQGIADVKDLTDRQHGLRLVIEIKNGFVPEAVLEQLYKLTPMEESFGINNVALVDGQPLTLGLKELLEVYLDHRFEVVRRRSEFRRTKKQDRLHLVEGLLVALVDIDEVIRLIRSSDNSAQAKERLMERFSLSEIQTQYILDTPLRRLTRFDRIELETERDRLNGEIDELTGILDSDAELRKLVSAELAAVAKKFGTERRTVLLESAGTAVTAVPLQVADDPCRVLLSSTGLLARTATADPFGDDEDARRTKHDVIVSAVPATARGEIGAITSTGRLLRLNVIDLPQLPETASAPNLSGGAPVTEFLSSLEADEKVVCLTTLDESSPGLAIGTEQGVVKRVVPDYPTNKDELEVIGLKDGDRIVGAVELRTGEEDLVFITDDAQLLRYQASQVRPQGRAAGGMAGIKLADGAKVISFTAVDPAVDAIVFTVAGSRGTLDDSVQTTAKLTPFDQYPRKGRATGGVRCQRFLKGEDCLSLGWAGPTPARAAQKNGTPAELPEVDPRRDGSGVSLAKTVSVVAGPV, translated from the coding sequence ATGGCCCGCCGCAGCACGAAGACCCCGCCTCCCGACGACTTCGAGGAGCGGATCCTCGACATTGACGTTGTCGACGAAATGCAGGGCTCCTTCCTCGAGTACGCCTACTCGGTGATCTACTCCCGGGCCCTGCCGGACGCCCGTGACGGCATGAAGCCCGTCCACCGGCGCATCGTCTACCAGATGAACGAGATGGGCCTGCGCCCCGACCGCGGCTATGTGAAGTGCGCCCGGGTCGTCGGCGAGGTCATGGGTAAGTTGCACCCGCACGGAGACGCGTCGATCTACGACGCCCTGGTGCGGCTCGCCCAGCCCTTCTCGATGCGCCTCCCCCTGGTCGACGGCCACGGGAACTTCGGCTCCCTGGGGAACGACGACCCGCCGGCCGCCATGCGGTACACCGAGTGCCGGATGGCCCCCGCGACGTCGCTGATGACGGAGTCGATCGACGAGAACACGGTCGACTTCGGGCCGAACTACGACGGCCAGGAGCAGGAGCCCGCAGTCCTGCCGGCCGCCTACCCGAACCTCCTGGTCAACGGCGCGTCCGGCATCGCCGTCGGCATGGCGACGAACATGCCGCCGCACAATCTCGGCGAGGTCATCGCCGCCGCCCGCCACCTGATCAGGCACCCGGGCGCCGACCTCGAGACGCTCATGAAGTTCGTCCCGGGACCCGACCTGCCGACCGGCGGCCGGATCGTCGGCCTGTCCGGCATCAAGGACGCCTACGAGTCGGGCCGCGGCACCTTCAAGATCCGCGCCACGGTCTCCGTGGAGGACGTGACGGCGCGCCGCAAGGGCCTCGTCGTCACCGAACTGCCCTTCGCGGTGGGCCCCGAGAAGGTCATCGCGAAGATCAAGGACCTGGTCGGCTCGAAGAAGCTCCAGGGCATCGCGGACGTCAAGGACCTCACCGACCGCCAGCACGGCCTGCGCCTGGTCATCGAGATCAAGAACGGCTTCGTGCCGGAGGCCGTCCTGGAGCAGCTCTACAAGCTGACGCCGATGGAGGAGTCCTTCGGCATCAACAACGTGGCGCTGGTCGACGGCCAGCCCCTGACGCTCGGCCTCAAGGAGCTCCTGGAGGTCTATCTCGACCACCGCTTCGAGGTCGTGCGCCGCCGCAGCGAGTTCCGCCGCACGAAGAAGCAGGACCGGCTGCATCTGGTCGAGGGCCTCCTCGTCGCGCTGGTGGACATCGACGAGGTCATCCGCCTCATCCGCTCCAGCGACAACTCCGCGCAGGCGAAGGAGCGCCTGATGGAGCGCTTCTCGCTGAGCGAGATCCAGACGCAGTACATCCTGGACACGCCGCTGCGCCGCCTCACCAGGTTCGACCGCATCGAGCTGGAGACGGAGCGCGACCGGCTCAACGGCGAGATCGACGAGCTGACCGGGATCCTCGACTCCGACGCCGAGCTGCGCAAGCTCGTTTCGGCCGAACTGGCAGCGGTCGCGAAGAAGTTCGGCACCGAGCGCCGCACCGTGCTCCTGGAGTCGGCGGGCACGGCGGTCACCGCGGTGCCGCTCCAGGTCGCCGACGACCCGTGCCGCGTACTCCTGTCGTCCACGGGCCTCCTGGCGCGCACGGCGACCGCCGACCCGTTCGGGGACGACGAGGACGCCCGGCGCACCAAGCACGATGTGATCGTCTCCGCGGTCCCGGCGACGGCGCGCGGCGAGATCGGCGCGATCACGTCCACGGGCCGCCTGTTGCGGCTCAACGTCATCGACCTGCCGCAGCTTCCGGAGACGGCCTCGGCGCCGAACCTCTCCGGAGGCGCGCCCGTCACGGAGTTCCTGTCGTCGCTGGAGGCGGACGAGAAGGTGGTCTGCCTGACCACCCTCGACGAGTCGTCCCCCGGCCTGGCGATCGGCACCGAGCAGGGCGTGGTCAAGCGCGTCGTGCCCGACTACCCGACGAACAAGGACGAGTTGGAGGTCATCGGCCTCAAGGACGGTGACCGCATCGTCGGTGCCGTGGAGCTGCGCACCGGCGAGGAGGACCTGGTCTTCATCACGGACGACGCGCAGTTGCTCCGCTACCAGGCCTCGCAGGTACGTCCGCAGGGCCGGGCCGCGGGCGGTATGGCGGGCATCAAGCTGGCCGACGGCGCCAAGGTGATCTCGTTCACCGCCGTCGATCCGGCGGTGGACGCGATCGTCTTCACGGTGGCGGGGTCGCGCGGCACGCTCGACGACTCCGTCCAGACGACGGCGAAGCTCACCCCGTTCGACCAGTACCCGCGCAAGGGCCGGGCCACGGGCGGCGTGCGCTGCCAGCGCTTCCTGAAGGGCGAGGACTGCCTGAGCCTGGGCTGGGCGGGCCCGACACCGGCCCGCGCGGCGCAGAAGAACGGCACCCCGGCCGAGCTGCCCGAGGTCGACCCGCGCCGCGACGGCTCGGGCGTCTCCCTCGCGAAGACGGTCTCGGTGGTGGCCGGGCCGGTCTAG
- a CDS encoding M23 family metallopeptidase, translated as MAFTRATGKHRRPSRLTRTTAQVAGVAALTTTGVIGGLAAPALAADDASLEQTGLTKAISIGDSLAEQIDAQAAAQQQAADKAAAKKKAEAAAKKKAEEDRREAAAKAKAEREAKERAARAAERKRLNAFVMPVTGSYVSTAYKASSGLWSSGSHTGIDFHAASGTSVHAVGAGTVVEAGWGGAYGNNIVIKMNDGTYTQYGHLSSIGVSVGQTVTPGQQIGLSGATGNVTGPHLHFEARTSPEYGSDIDPVAYLRAHGVNV; from the coding sequence ATGGCGTTCACCCGTGCCACCGGGAAGCACCGTCGCCCGAGCCGTCTCACGCGTACCACCGCGCAGGTCGCCGGCGTCGCCGCGCTCACCACGACCGGTGTCATCGGAGGCCTCGCCGCCCCCGCCCTCGCCGCTGACGACGCGTCTCTCGAGCAGACCGGCCTGACCAAGGCCATCTCCATCGGTGACTCCCTCGCGGAGCAGATCGACGCGCAGGCCGCCGCCCAGCAGCAGGCCGCCGACAAGGCCGCCGCGAAGAAGAAGGCCGAGGCCGCGGCCAAGAAGAAGGCCGAGGAGGACCGGCGTGAGGCCGCCGCCAAGGCCAAGGCCGAGCGCGAGGCCAAGGAGCGCGCCGCCCGTGCGGCCGAGCGCAAGCGCCTGAACGCCTTCGTCATGCCCGTCACCGGCTCGTACGTGTCGACCGCGTACAAGGCCAGCAGCGGCCTGTGGTCCTCCGGCAGCCACACCGGCATCGACTTCCACGCCGCCAGCGGCACCTCGGTCCACGCCGTGGGCGCGGGCACGGTCGTGGAGGCCGGCTGGGGCGGCGCCTACGGCAACAACATCGTCATCAAGATGAACGACGGCACGTACACGCAGTACGGCCACCTGTCGTCCATCGGCGTCTCCGTCGGCCAGACGGTCACCCCGGGCCAGCAGATAGGCCTCTCCGGGGCGACCGGCAACGTCACGGGCCCGCACCTCCACTTCGAGGCGCGCACGAGCCCCGAGTACGGCTCGGACATCGACCCCGTCGCGTACCTGCGCGCGCACGGCGTCAACGTCTGA
- a CDS encoding GntR family transcriptional regulator, with translation MRIPAHSVCTAIRDDIVSGVYERGGRLTEEVLARRYGVSRVPVREALRTLEAEGFVVTRRHAGACVAEPTTQEAADQLEIRMLLEPLAAARAAQRRTEAHLKVLRGLVRLGQERSRRGRSEDLRSLGGWFHETLAQASASPGLITMLTQLRHKIAWMYTVEQPEHPADSWAEHGVIVDAVARGDVERARALTAQHTERAMAAHRLRAPRTGGRVRTSQHPVNTAGLQH, from the coding sequence ATGCGCATTCCGGCGCACTCGGTATGCACGGCGATCCGCGACGACATCGTCTCCGGTGTCTACGAGCGCGGCGGCAGACTCACCGAGGAGGTCCTCGCCCGCCGCTACGGCGTCTCCCGCGTGCCCGTGCGCGAGGCGCTGCGCACCCTGGAGGCCGAGGGCTTCGTCGTCACTCGCCGGCACGCGGGCGCGTGCGTCGCCGAACCCACCACGCAGGAGGCGGCGGACCAGCTGGAGATCCGGATGCTCCTCGAACCGCTCGCCGCGGCCCGCGCCGCGCAGCGCCGCACCGAGGCGCACCTGAAGGTGCTGCGGGGCCTGGTCAGGCTGGGCCAGGAGCGCTCCAGGCGAGGTCGGAGCGAGGATCTGCGCTCGCTCGGCGGCTGGTTCCACGAGACGCTGGCGCAGGCGTCCGCCAGCCCGGGGCTGATCACGATGCTCACGCAGCTCCGCCACAAGATCGCGTGGATGTACACCGTCGAGCAGCCCGAGCACCCCGCCGACTCCTGGGCCGAGCACGGGGTGATCGTGGACGCCGTGGCGCGCGGTGACGTGGAGCGCGCGCGGGCGCTCACGGCGCAGCACACGGAGCGCGCAATGGCCGCTCACCGCCTGCGCGCCCCTCGTACGGGTGGCCGTGTGAGGACTTCGCAACATCCCGTCAACACGGCGGGGCTCCAGCATTAA
- a CDS encoding DUF6082 family protein, whose product MATQSFGVRGIGSAVIAGAALIGAALALAAQRRRLEEARLRIEELEQEELSQQRSARARQQRVHWELSLKAIDDPSLAAVINTYDAEIPPAKVRQFFFANAWYVNLFHLDQAGIIDQQEMYGRLRELFQSPVFREYWRASRPNRATLIHSSAEARLGRLADRLLEELEEADTEEWWVVGDPPTS is encoded by the coding sequence ATGGCCACACAGAGTTTTGGGGTACGAGGGATCGGGTCCGCCGTCATTGCCGGGGCGGCTCTCATCGGAGCCGCCCTCGCACTCGCCGCGCAGCGGCGTCGCCTTGAGGAGGCGCGTCTGCGTATCGAGGAGCTGGAGCAGGAAGAGTTGTCGCAACAGCGCAGCGCTCGGGCACGTCAGCAGCGCGTGCACTGGGAACTGTCGCTCAAGGCGATCGACGACCCCTCGCTCGCAGCCGTGATCAACACGTACGACGCCGAGATCCCACCGGCGAAGGTGCGGCAGTTCTTCTTCGCGAATGCCTGGTACGTCAACCTCTTCCACTTGGACCAGGCGGGCATCATCGACCAGCAAGAGATGTACGGCCGTCTTCGCGAACTGTTCCAGAGTCCGGTCTTCCGCGAGTACTGGCGGGCCAGTCGACCTAACCGGGCGACCTTGATTCACTCCTCCGCCGAAGCTCGGCTCGGCCGCCTCGCCGACCGTCTCCTCGAGGAGCTCGAGGAAGCGGACACAGAGGAGTGGTGGGTGGTCGGCGATCCACCGACGTCCTGA
- a CDS encoding citrate synthase: MTDHEPASAQGARRLSTRETAELLGVKPETVYAYVSRGQLSSRRAAPGSRGSTFDAAEVEALAQRNKREPAAGSAPGELSVRTRITLIDKDRYYFRGVDAAELAARHSYEEVAEWLWTGALRPGVRFTAPRPSLAAARRAVGALPEHSGPVDRLRVAAVAAAVTDPLRFDLSEEAVLGTARTLIPTLVAALPPVRHTHRDGGPLAQRLWGRLSGREPDDPSLHVLDTALGLLVDHDLAASTLAVRVAASARAHAYAAVSAGLGVLEGPLHGAASGLAHRMLLEVLDRGSAAPVVADELRAGRRVPGLGHRLYKGEDPRAQALFALLEEIPQVHPALAAARDVVATTARHTDLHANVDLALAVFTVSCGMPAEAGETVFAVARTAGWIAHALEEYGERPLRMRPSGQYVGLRPPQPLPAPDAPLPTE, from the coding sequence ATGACGGATCACGAACCTGCATCCGCGCAGGGAGCCCGGCGGCTCAGCACCAGGGAGACGGCCGAACTTCTGGGTGTGAAGCCCGAGACCGTGTACGCGTACGTGAGCCGCGGTCAGCTCAGCAGCCGCCGGGCGGCGCCGGGCTCGCGCGGCAGCACGTTCGACGCGGCCGAGGTGGAGGCGCTCGCGCAGCGCAACAAGCGGGAGCCCGCAGCCGGTTCGGCCCCGGGCGAGCTCTCCGTACGCACGCGCATCACGTTGATCGACAAGGACCGCTACTACTTCCGCGGGGTGGACGCCGCCGAACTCGCCGCGCGTCACTCCTACGAAGAGGTCGCCGAGTGGCTGTGGACCGGGGCGCTGCGGCCGGGGGTCAGGTTCACCGCCCCCCGGCCGTCCCTCGCCGCGGCCCGGCGCGCCGTGGGGGCCCTGCCGGAGCACAGCGGCCCCGTCGACCGTCTGCGCGTCGCCGCGGTCGCCGCCGCCGTCACCGACCCGCTGCGCTTCGACCTCTCCGAGGAGGCCGTACTCGGCACGGCCCGCACCCTCATCCCGACGCTGGTGGCCGCCCTGCCACCCGTACGGCACACGCATCGCGACGGCGGACCGCTCGCCCAGCGCCTGTGGGGCCGCCTCTCCGGACGCGAACCCGACGATCCGTCACTGCACGTCCTGGACACGGCACTTGGGCTCCTCGTCGACCACGACCTCGCCGCGTCGACGCTCGCCGTCAGGGTCGCCGCGTCGGCGCGCGCGCACGCGTACGCGGCGGTGTCAGCCGGCCTCGGCGTCCTGGAGGGACCGCTCCACGGCGCCGCCAGCGGTCTCGCGCACCGCATGCTCCTCGAAGTCCTCGACCGCGGCAGCGCGGCCCCTGTGGTGGCGGACGAACTGCGTGCCGGGCGCCGCGTCCCGGGCCTCGGCCACCGCCTGTACAAGGGCGAGGACCCACGCGCCCAGGCCCTGTTCGCCCTCCTGGAAGAGATTCCGCAGGTCCACCCGGCGCTCGCCGCGGCCCGCGACGTCGTGGCGACGACCGCCCGCCACACCGACCTGCACGCGAACGTGGACCTCGCACTCGCGGTCTTCACCGTCTCGTGCGGCATGCCCGCCGAGGCCGGCGAGACCGTCTTCGCGGTGGCCCGGACGGCGGGCTGGATCGCGCACGCCCTGGAGGAGTACGGCGAGCGCCCGCTGCGGATGCGGCCGAGCGGACAGTACGTGGGACTGCGCCCGCCTCAGCCGTTGCCCGCGCCCGACGCCCCGCTGCCGACCGAGTGA
- a CDS encoding M16 family metallopeptidase encodes MGHTATAEAGSGGLTATEHRLDNGLRVVLSEDHLTPVAAVCLWYDVGSRHEVKGRTGLAHLFEHLMFQGSKQVHGNGHFELVQGAGGSLNGTTSFERTNYFETMPTHQLELALWLEADRMGSLLAALDEESMENQRDVVKNERRQRYDNVPYGTAFEKLTALVYPEGHPYHHTPIGSMADLDAATLEDARNFFRTYYAPNNAVLSVVGDIDPEQTLAWVEKYFGSIPRHDGKQPPRDGALPDRIGEGVREVVEEEVPARALMAAYRLPQDGSRACDAADLALTVLGGGESSRIYNRLVRRDQTAVAAGFGLLRLAGAPSVGWLDVKTSGDVEVPVIEEAVDEELARFAADGPTPEEMERAQAQLEREWLDRLGTVSGRADELCRFAVLFGDPQLALTAVQRVLDITAEEVQEVAQAHLRPDNRAVLVYEPTAPEEADETAAATTDETADEEAGK; translated from the coding sequence ATGGGTCACACGGCCACCGCCGAGGCCGGCTCCGGCGGCCTGACAGCGACCGAGCACCGCCTCGACAACGGGCTGCGCGTGGTGCTCTCCGAGGACCACCTCACCCCGGTCGCAGCCGTCTGCCTCTGGTACGACGTCGGCTCGCGCCACGAGGTCAAGGGCCGCACGGGCCTGGCTCACCTCTTCGAGCACCTGATGTTCCAGGGCTCGAAGCAGGTCCACGGGAACGGGCACTTCGAGCTGGTGCAGGGCGCCGGCGGCTCGCTGAACGGGACGACGAGTTTCGAGCGCACCAACTACTTCGAGACCATGCCGACCCACCAGCTGGAGCTCGCGCTCTGGCTGGAGGCCGACCGGATGGGCTCCCTCCTCGCCGCGCTCGACGAGGAGTCGATGGAGAACCAGCGCGACGTCGTCAAGAACGAGCGCCGCCAGCGCTACGACAACGTTCCGTACGGGACCGCGTTCGAGAAGCTGACCGCCCTCGTGTACCCGGAGGGCCACCCGTACCACCACACGCCCATCGGCTCCATGGCCGACCTGGACGCGGCCACCCTGGAGGACGCGCGGAACTTCTTCCGTACGTACTACGCCCCGAACAACGCCGTCCTCTCGGTCGTCGGGGACATCGACCCCGAGCAGACGCTGGCCTGGGTCGAGAAGTACTTCGGCTCCATCCCGCGCCACGACGGCAAGCAGCCCCCGCGCGACGGCGCCCTGCCCGACCGGATCGGCGAGGGCGTGCGCGAGGTCGTCGAGGAGGAGGTCCCGGCCCGCGCGCTGATGGCCGCCTACCGGCTGCCGCAGGACGGCTCGCGCGCGTGCGACGCGGCCGACCTGGCCCTGACGGTCCTCGGCGGCGGCGAGTCGTCCCGGATCTACAACCGTCTCGTCCGCCGCGACCAGACCGCCGTCGCCGCCGGGTTCGGTCTCCTGAGGCTCGCGGGGGCGCCCTCCGTGGGGTGGCTGGACGTGAAGACGTCCGGCGACGTCGAGGTCCCGGTGATCGAGGAGGCCGTCGACGAGGAGCTCGCGCGGTTCGCCGCCGACGGTCCCACTCCGGAGGAAATGGAGCGCGCGCAGGCCCAGTTGGAGCGCGAGTGGCTCGACCGGCTCGGCACGGTCTCGGGCCGCGCCGACGAACTGTGCAGGTTCGCCGTCCTGTTCGGCGACCCGCAGCTCGCCCTGACCGCCGTCCAGCGCGTCCTCGACATCACCGCCGAGGAGGTCCAGGAGGTGGCCCAGGCCCATCTGCGCCCCGACAACCGCGCGGTGCTCGTCTACGAGCCCACGGCCCCCGAAGAGGCCGACGAGACCGCCGCAGCGACCACGGACGAGACCGCAGACGAGGAGGCCGGCAAGTGA
- a CDS encoding CobW family GTP-binding protein codes for MSQPRQELPQQIPVVVLAGFLGSGKTTLLNHLLHHSGGTRIGAIVNDFGSIEIDAMAVAGQLGDSTVSLGNGCLCCAVDASELDEYLDRLTRPSARNGIDVIVIEASGLAEPQELVRMVLASENPRIVYGGLVEVVDAVEFDTTREQHPELDRHLVIADLVVVNKADRVPESEYQRVLERVRGLAGGAAVVPATYARVDPEFLFDCRPTRERIGQLSFDDLHRHDGDSAGGDEHDVHDEHDGHLHSAYDSVSVESEVPLDPRRLMAFLDSRPEGLYRIKGYVDFGAADTRNKYTVHAVGRFLRFSPEPWAPGEPRLSGLVLIGAGIDAPRLSKELTACAQDAPHTYADEHSMWGVLRYVQEPQDNERL; via the coding sequence TTGAGTCAGCCGAGGCAGGAGCTTCCGCAGCAGATCCCGGTCGTCGTCCTCGCCGGGTTCCTGGGCTCCGGCAAGACCACCCTGCTGAACCATCTGCTGCACCACAGTGGCGGCACGCGGATCGGCGCGATCGTCAATGACTTCGGCTCCATCGAGATCGACGCCATGGCCGTCGCCGGGCAGCTCGGCGACTCCACCGTCTCCCTCGGCAACGGGTGCCTGTGCTGCGCCGTCGACGCGAGCGAGCTCGACGAGTACCTGGACCGGCTCACCCGGCCGTCGGCCCGCAACGGCATCGATGTGATCGTGATCGAGGCGAGCGGGCTCGCCGAACCGCAGGAGCTCGTGCGCATGGTGCTCGCCAGCGAGAATCCGCGGATCGTGTACGGCGGTCTGGTCGAGGTCGTCGACGCCGTCGAGTTCGACACGACGCGGGAGCAACACCCCGAGCTCGACCGGCATCTGGTCATCGCCGACCTCGTGGTGGTCAACAAGGCCGACCGGGTCCCGGAGAGCGAGTACCAGCGTGTCCTGGAGCGCGTGCGCGGGCTGGCCGGAGGCGCAGCGGTCGTTCCCGCGACGTACGCGCGCGTGGACCCCGAGTTTCTCTTCGACTGCCGGCCGACGCGCGAGCGGATCGGCCAGTTGTCGTTCGACGACCTCCATCGGCACGACGGCGACAGTGCGGGCGGAGACGAGCACGACGTGCATGACGAGCACGACGGCCATCTGCACTCCGCCTACGACAGTGTCTCCGTCGAGTCCGAAGTGCCGCTCGATCCACGCCGGTTGATGGCGTTCCTCGACAGCAGGCCCGAGGGGCTCTACCGCATCAAGGGGTACGTCGACTTCGGCGCGGCCGACACGCGCAACAAGTACACCGTGCATGCCGTCGGTCGGTTCCTGCGGTTCTCGCCGGAGCCCTGGGCGCCCGGGGAGCCGCGCCTCAGTGGGCTCGTCCTCATCGGGGCCGGGATCGACGCCCCGCGGCTGAGCAAGGAACTGACCGCCTGCGCCCAGGACGCCCCGCACACCTATGCCGACGAGCACAGCATGTGGGGCGTCCTGAGATACGTACAGGAACCGCAGGACAACGAAAGGCTCTAG